One window from the genome of uncultured Tateyamaria sp. encodes:
- a CDS encoding substrate-binding protein — protein sequence MSKMNLTRRGVLKTGAIAGAGVAAPTIFTAQSAAAFTNEPTGSSVTLGFNVPQTGPYADEGADELRAYELAVEHLNGGGDGGLMNTFSSKALQGNGILGKKVEYVTGDTQTKSDAARASARSMIEKDGAVMITGGSSSGVAVAVQALCQEAGVIFMAGLTHSNDTTGKDKKANGFRHFFNSYMSGAALAPILANNYGTDRKAYHLTADYNWGYTTEEAVRTSTEAMGWETVAAVKTPLTQTDFSSYIAPVLQSGADVLVLNHYGGNMVNSLTNAVQFGLRDKLVNNKNFEIVVPLYSRLMAKGAGANVKGIFGSTNWHWSLQDEGSKAFVQSFGTKYGFPPSQAAHTCYVQALLYADAVERAGSFNPCAVAEALEGFEFDGMGNGPTLYRAEDHQCFKDVLVVKGKENPTSEFDLLEIVEVTPVAQVTYDASIFGGELGSCNPGA from the coding sequence ATGTCCAAAATGAATCTGACGCGTCGTGGCGTGCTGAAAACCGGTGCCATCGCGGGTGCCGGCGTTGCCGCACCAACGATCTTTACGGCGCAGTCGGCCGCTGCTTTCACGAACGAGCCCACGGGTTCCAGCGTGACATTGGGCTTCAACGTGCCGCAAACCGGCCCCTATGCTGACGAAGGTGCCGACGAACTGCGCGCCTATGAACTCGCGGTCGAGCACCTGAACGGTGGCGGCGACGGCGGCCTGATGAACACCTTCTCGTCCAAGGCCCTGCAGGGCAACGGCATTCTCGGCAAGAAAGTCGAGTATGTGACGGGCGACACGCAAACCAAATCCGACGCGGCCCGTGCCTCGGCCCGGTCGATGATCGAAAAAGACGGCGCCGTGATGATCACGGGCGGTTCGTCCTCGGGTGTGGCCGTGGCCGTGCAAGCACTCTGCCAAGAGGCTGGCGTGATCTTCATGGCGGGTCTGACCCACTCGAACGACACCACCGGCAAGGACAAGAAGGCCAATGGCTTCCGCCACTTCTTCAACTCCTACATGTCCGGTGCGGCACTGGCGCCGATCCTGGCCAACAACTACGGCACGGACCGCAAGGCCTATCACCTGACCGCCGACTACAACTGGGGCTACACGACCGAAGAAGCCGTGCGCACCTCGACCGAAGCCATGGGTTGGGAAACCGTCGCCGCAGTGAAAACGCCGCTGACACAGACCGACTTCTCGTCCTACATCGCGCCGGTTCTGCAATCGGGTGCCGACGTTCTGGTTCTGAACCACTACGGCGGCAACATGGTGAACTCGCTGACCAACGCGGTTCAGTTCGGCCTGCGCGACAAGCTCGTGAACAACAAGAACTTCGAAATCGTTGTTCCGCTCTACTCCCGCCTGATGGCGAAGGGTGCGGGTGCCAACGTGAAGGGTATCTTCGGGTCCACCAACTGGCACTGGTCGCTGCAGGACGAAGGCTCCAAGGCGTTCGTGCAATCCTTCGGCACCAAGTACGGCTTCCCGCCGAGCCAGGCCGCGCACACCTGCTATGTTCAGGCCCTGCTTTATGCGGACGCCGTGGAACGGGCCGGTTCGTTCAACCCCTGCGCAGTCGCCGAGGCCCTGGAAGGCTTCGAATTCGACGGCATGGGCAACGGTCCGACGCTCTATCGCGCCGAAGACCACCAGTGCTTCAAAGACGTGCTGGTCGTGAAAGGGAAAGAGAACCCGACATCCGAGTTCGACCTTCTCGAGATCGTGGAAGTCACACCGGTCGCGCAAGTCACCTACGATGCATCGATCTTCGGTGGCGAGCTGGGTTCGTGCAACCCCGGCGCGTAA
- a CDS encoding branched-chain amino acid ABC transporter permease, which yields MEAIILQILNGLDKGSAYALIALGLTLIFGTLGVVNFAHGALFMIGAFCAVTLSRIISASHTVIDDTQTDFLGNPLKVDVPYVYDWFGQATGDAIIDWAVPLSILFAIPVMIAIGVIMERGLIKHFYKRPHADQILVTFGLAIVLQEIIKYYYGANPIPTPAPSAFVGSFDFGTMLGFEANQIIYPYWRIIYFAFAAIIIGAVFAFLQFTTFGMVVRAGMADRETVQLLGINIDRRFTLMFGIAAAVAGLAGVMYTPINSPNYHMGMDFLVLSFVVVVVGGMGSLPGAVAAGFLLGILESFASMREVLNVLPGLNQIIIYLVAIIILLTRPRGLMGRKGVMEE from the coding sequence ATGGAAGCGATCATCCTTCAAATTCTAAACGGGCTCGACAAGGGCTCGGCCTATGCGCTGATTGCGCTCGGGCTCACACTGATTTTCGGCACCCTGGGCGTTGTGAATTTTGCCCACGGGGCCCTGTTCATGATTGGTGCGTTCTGCGCCGTGACGCTCAGCCGGATCATCTCGGCCAGCCATACGGTTATTGATGACACGCAAACGGACTTTCTGGGCAACCCGCTCAAGGTGGATGTACCTTACGTCTATGACTGGTTTGGGCAGGCCACCGGTGATGCCATCATCGATTGGGCGGTGCCACTGTCGATCCTGTTTGCCATCCCGGTGATGATCGCCATCGGGGTCATCATGGAACGCGGCCTGATCAAGCATTTCTACAAGCGCCCCCACGCGGACCAGATCCTCGTGACGTTCGGCCTGGCCATCGTGCTGCAGGAGATCATCAAGTATTACTACGGCGCCAACCCGATCCCGACCCCTGCCCCATCGGCCTTTGTGGGCTCGTTCGATTTCGGCACCATGCTGGGCTTTGAAGCCAACCAGATCATCTATCCCTATTGGCGGATCATCTACTTTGCCTTTGCCGCCATCATCATCGGCGCGGTCTTTGCCTTCCTGCAATTCACCACCTTCGGGATGGTCGTGCGGGCCGGTATGGCCGACCGCGAAACCGTGCAGCTGCTGGGCATCAACATTGACCGCCGCTTTACCCTGATGTTCGGCATCGCAGCCGCTGTCGCTGGGCTTGCGGGTGTGATGTACACGCCCATCAACTCGCCCAACTACCACATGGGCATGGACTTTCTGGTCCTGAGCTTCGTGGTGGTCGTCGTGGGCGGCATGGGTTCGCTGCCCGGCGCTGTCGCTGCGGGCTTCCTTCTTGGCATTCTCGAAAGCTTTGCGTCGATGCGCGAAGTGCTGAACGTGCTGCCCGGCCTGAACCAGATCATCATCTACCTGGTCGCTATCATCATTCTGTTGACCCGTCCTCGGGGCCTTATGGGCCGCAAGGGCGTGATGGAGGAATAA
- a CDS encoding sensor histidine kinase — translation MISVNQLVGVSLVYVAFLFAIAFFAERASVRGKGSWLRSPLVYTLSLSIYCTAWTFYGAVGYAARSGMEFVTIYLGPSLVMIGWWWVLRKLVRIGRAQRATSVADLISARYGKSNLLAIVVTVMAVVGVTPYIALQLQSVTLSLSIFAGPEQSDTLSQPTAAFWVAFGLALFTVLFGTRNLNANERHDGVVIAIAVEAVVKLVALLAVGVFVVWGIAGGIAPMMERIDASPIGEWSMDRSRWAALTALSAAAFLALPRMFQVMVVENEDERHLQIASWAFPLYLMLMSLFVVPIAVVGLDIMPAGSNPDLFVLTVPLAEGQGGLATLSFLGGFSSATSMVIVATLALSTMVSNHVVMPVWLSTQAAGAQVSGDVRNVVILARRASILIIIFFGYVYYRLSGGGAALAAIGLISFVGVAQFLPAMLGGIFWRGATRWGALAGLVVGFAVWVFTSLLPSFGPDAVLSAATFQTGLGGIGWLRPQALFGIEGIDPTVHAVVWSLTLNVAAFVLGSLVTFPTPLERLQGAQFVNVFDHSTQARGWDAALATSEDLMIMAQRILGPEDALALFRAEAQRQGLTGHLPEPTQGFLQTLERELAGSVGSATAHAMISQLVGGATVSVQDLMAVADESAQILEYSNRLEAKSAELSRTARKLREANEKLTALSVQKDAFLGQISHELRTPMTSIRSFSEILRDTDGLDRADKTKYASIIHGETIRLTRLLDDLLDLSVLENGQVNLNLEHGTLRDVIAQAVLSAGGDRGNLLSITQSEASADIPLVTDLDRLRQVFINLITNAQKYCDAPEPALRVDVVDQAGQHQVVFFDNGTPIPVEARALIFEKFSRIDDKDGSGAGLGLAICREIMSRLGGDITYEPRPDGNAFVVHLPAQAALAAQ, via the coding sequence ATGATTTCCGTCAACCAACTGGTTGGCGTCAGCCTTGTCTACGTCGCGTTTCTGTTCGCCATCGCCTTCTTTGCCGAGCGCGCGTCGGTCCGGGGCAAGGGCAGCTGGCTGCGCTCGCCCCTTGTCTACACCCTGTCCTTGTCGATCTACTGCACAGCCTGGACGTTCTACGGCGCCGTCGGCTATGCGGCCCGGTCGGGGATGGAGTTCGTGACAATCTATCTTGGTCCCAGCCTCGTGATGATCGGCTGGTGGTGGGTCTTGCGCAAACTGGTCCGCATCGGGCGCGCCCAACGTGCCACATCGGTGGCGGACCTGATTTCGGCGCGCTATGGCAAGTCGAACCTGCTTGCCATCGTTGTCACGGTCATGGCCGTTGTCGGCGTGACGCCCTACATCGCGCTGCAACTGCAATCGGTGACCCTGTCGCTGTCGATCTTTGCAGGCCCGGAACAGTCCGATACCCTCAGTCAGCCCACCGCCGCCTTTTGGGTCGCCTTCGGTCTGGCGTTGTTCACCGTCCTGTTCGGCACCCGGAACCTGAACGCCAATGAACGCCATGACGGCGTGGTCATCGCCATCGCGGTCGAAGCGGTTGTGAAACTGGTTGCCCTGCTGGCGGTGGGGGTCTTCGTGGTGTGGGGCATCGCCGGGGGGATCGCGCCGATGATGGAGCGGATCGACGCCTCGCCCATCGGGGAATGGAGCATGGACCGTAGCCGCTGGGCCGCATTGACCGCCTTGTCGGCGGCGGCCTTCCTGGCCCTGCCGCGCATGTTCCAGGTCATGGTTGTCGAGAACGAGGACGAGCGGCACCTGCAAATCGCCAGCTGGGCCTTCCCGCTGTACCTGATGTTGATGAGCCTGTTTGTCGTGCCCATCGCGGTCGTGGGCCTCGACATCATGCCCGCGGGGTCGAACCCCGACCTGTTCGTGCTGACCGTACCCTTGGCCGAAGGGCAGGGCGGACTTGCCACCCTGTCCTTTCTGGGCGGGTTTTCCTCTGCGACGTCCATGGTGATCGTGGCAACGCTGGCGCTGTCCACAATGGTGTCGAACCATGTGGTGATGCCCGTGTGGCTGAGCACACAGGCGGCGGGGGCACAGGTGTCGGGCGATGTGCGCAACGTAGTGATCCTTGCGCGGCGCGCGTCGATCCTGATCATCATCTTCTTCGGCTATGTCTATTACCGACTGTCGGGTGGCGGGGCCGCATTGGCCGCCATCGGGCTGATCTCGTTCGTGGGCGTGGCACAGTTCCTGCCGGCCATGCTGGGGGGTATCTTTTGGCGCGGAGCCACGCGGTGGGGGGCGTTGGCGGGGCTGGTTGTCGGGTTTGCGGTGTGGGTCTTTACATCGCTGCTGCCCAGCTTTGGACCCGACGCGGTGCTGAGCGCGGCCACCTTTCAGACGGGCCTGGGCGGGATCGGCTGGCTGCGGCCGCAAGCGCTGTTCGGCATCGAAGGCATCGATCCCACGGTTCACGCGGTGGTATGGTCGCTGACCTTGAATGTCGCGGCCTTTGTCCTGGGGTCGCTTGTCACGTTTCCGACCCCGTTGGAGCGGTTGCAGGGCGCGCAATTTGTCAACGTGTTCGACCATTCCACCCAGGCCCGCGGCTGGGACGCCGCATTGGCCACGTCCGAAGACCTGATGATCATGGCGCAGCGCATCCTTGGGCCGGAGGACGCGCTGGCACTGTTCCGGGCCGAGGCGCAGCGACAGGGGTTGACGGGGCACCTGCCGGAACCCACCCAGGGTTTTTTGCAGACACTTGAACGGGAACTGGCCGGATCGGTGGGGTCCGCCACCGCCCATGCCATGATCAGCCAGCTTGTGGGCGGCGCGACCGTTTCGGTCCAGGACCTGATGGCGGTGGCGGACGAATCCGCGCAAATCCTCGAATATTCCAACCGGCTCGAAGCCAAGTCTGCCGAACTGAGCCGGACCGCGCGCAAGCTGCGGGAAGCCAATGAAAAGCTGACCGCGCTGTCCGTTCAAAAGGATGCGTTTCTGGGCCAGATCAGCCATGAGCTGCGCACGCCCATGACCTCGATCCGGTCGTTTTCGGAAATCCTGCGCGACACCGATGGCCTGGACCGGGCCGACAAGACGAAATATGCCTCGATCATACACGGTGAAACGATCCGATTGACGCGCCTGCTGGATGACCTGCTGGACCTGAGCGTGCTTGAGAACGGTCAGGTGAACCTGAACCTCGAACACGGCACGCTGCGGGATGTGATTGCACAGGCGGTTTTGTCGGCGGGCGGAGATCGCGGCAACCTGCTCAGCATCACGCAGTCCGAGGCCAGCGCCGACATTCCCCTGGTCACGGATCTGGACAGGTTGCGTCAGGTGTTCATCAACCTGATCACCAATGCGCAAAAATACTGTGACGCCCCCGAACCCGCATTGCGGGTCGATGTCGTGGATCAGGCCGGTCAGCATCAGGTCGTCTTTTTCGACAATGGCACCCCGATCCCGGTCGAGGCGCGTGCGCTGATCTTCGAGAAATTCTCGCGGATCGATGACAAGGACGGGTCGGGCGCCGGGCTTGGCCTTGCCATCTGCCGCGAGATCATGTCCCGGTTGGGCGGCGATATCACCTACGAACCCCGTCCGGACGGCAACGCCTTTGTCGTTCATTTGCCGGCGCAGGCGGCACTGGCCGCGCAATAA
- a CDS encoding DUF2312 domain-containing protein, whose amino-acid sequence MSDTATNAESYRVTADELRQFIERFERLEAEKKDITEQQKEVMAEAKARGYDTKVMRKVIALRKRDSDDIAEEEAVLELYKEALGMG is encoded by the coding sequence ATGTCCGACACCGCCACCAACGCCGAAAGCTACCGCGTCACCGCGGACGAACTGCGCCAGTTCATCGAACGGTTCGAACGGCTTGAAGCCGAGAAGAAGGACATCACCGAGCAGCAAAAAGAGGTGATGGCCGAAGCCAAGGCACGCGGCTACGACACCAAGGTCATGCGCAAGGTGATCGCCCTGCGTAAACGCGACAGTGACGACATCGCCGAAGAAGAAGCGGTGCTGGAACTCTACAAGGAAGCGCTGGGCATGGGCTGA
- a CDS encoding FkbM family methyltransferase: MTDLPEDMLFAVNEYGFYCIPAEYKNREVPKILFSGGVYEPSTIKLLRRLTRRLGGDIVAGGAFVGDFFPAISECLTGKQRLISFEPNPLSHAACSHTAKLNGITNLDLHPVAVGKEDATLPLQIQRSGGSAMGARAKIADEHIEGKTIEVEVKTLDELLKDSKKVSVLQLDIEDHEEAAMLGAAKTIKRDRPVVILEAGRPWQQRNYLQVLNTICGDDTYDFFGAVEHNAVYHAKV, translated from the coding sequence ATGACAGACCTTCCCGAAGACATGCTGTTTGCCGTAAATGAATACGGCTTTTATTGCATCCCCGCCGAATACAAGAACCGCGAAGTCCCCAAAATCCTGTTCTCGGGCGGCGTGTACGAGCCAAGCACCATCAAGCTGTTGCGGCGCCTGACCCGCCGTTTGGGCGGTGACATTGTGGCGGGTGGCGCGTTTGTCGGTGATTTCTTTCCCGCAATCTCGGAATGCCTGACAGGCAAGCAGCGGCTGATCAGCTTTGAACCCAACCCGCTGAGCCATGCCGCTTGTTCCCATACGGCCAAGTTGAACGGGATCACAAACCTGGATCTGCATCCCGTTGCCGTGGGCAAGGAAGACGCGACCCTGCCCTTGCAGATCCAGCGCAGCGGCGGCAGCGCCATGGGCGCGCGCGCAAAGATCGCGGACGAGCATATCGAGGGCAAGACCATCGAGGTGGAGGTCAAGACGCTGGATGAACTGCTGAAAGACAGCAAGAAAGTGTCCGTGCTGCAACTTGATATCGAGGACCACGAAGAGGCAGCGATGCTTGGGGCCGCAAAGACGATCAAGCGCGACCGCCCTGTTGTCATCCTCGAGGCGGGCCGGCCCTGGCAGCAACGCAATTACCTGCAGGTGCTGAACACGATCTGCGGCGACGACACCTATGACTTCTTCGGCGCCGTTGAGCATAACGCCGTGTATCACGCCAAGGTTTAG
- a CDS encoding helix-turn-helix transcriptional regulator, with product MARDALTGTRIRERRIMGGLKQSDLARQIGISASYLNLIEHNRRRIGGKLLLDIASALDVEPTVLSEGAEAALVASLQEAAQRVRLAEDETARAEEFAGRFPGWADALATAHRKIADLERTVETLSDRLAHDPELAASVHEVLSTAASIRSTASILAEDKSITAEWRDRFHANIDADSRRLAQSSKALVGFLDAETGEAAPSGSPQEEVAQFLAAHAYGFETLEAGTGDVDGLIAQAPELASAQSRQLARAVLERVAQDSARVSMADLTAAIEDLGPDVIALANRFGVSVPQIMRRLAASPALGAGIVVADRAGSLLFRKDVDGFAIPRHGAACPLWPLFQVMGQPGHVIRARVRMPSRNSAVFDCLAAAEPVGPAMLNTPPLLEATMLILPVPDAPSDPVLPIDEVGPACRICPRSGCHGRREPSILSDGFGGF from the coding sequence ATGGCGCGCGATGCATTGACGGGCACACGGATACGCGAACGGCGGATCATGGGCGGTCTGAAACAGTCCGATCTGGCACGTCAGATCGGGATTTCAGCCTCGTATCTGAACCTGATCGAGCACAATCGCCGCAGAATCGGCGGCAAGTTGCTGTTGGATATCGCGTCCGCATTGGACGTCGAACCCACCGTTCTGAGCGAGGGGGCAGAGGCGGCCCTGGTGGCCTCCTTGCAGGAGGCGGCCCAACGGGTGCGCCTGGCCGAGGACGAAACTGCAAGGGCCGAAGAATTTGCCGGTCGTTTCCCCGGATGGGCGGATGCGTTGGCCACAGCGCACCGCAAGATCGCCGATCTGGAACGCACCGTCGAAACACTCAGCGACCGGCTGGCCCATGACCCGGAACTGGCCGCCTCGGTGCACGAGGTGCTGTCCACCGCGGCCTCCATCCGGTCGACCGCGTCTATCCTGGCCGAGGACAAAAGCATCACAGCCGAATGGCGGGACCGGTTTCACGCCAATATCGACGCCGACAGCCGACGCCTTGCCCAAAGTTCAAAGGCGCTGGTGGGGTTCCTTGATGCCGAAACCGGCGAGGCGGCGCCATCGGGGTCACCGCAGGAAGAGGTGGCGCAGTTTCTGGCTGCCCATGCCTACGGGTTTGAAACGCTCGAAGCGGGTACGGGCGATGTGGACGGCCTGATTGCGCAGGCCCCCGAACTTGCTTCGGCCCAGTCGCGGCAACTGGCGCGGGCGGTTCTTGAACGCGTGGCGCAGGACAGTGCGCGGGTGTCGATGGCGGATCTGACCGCAGCCATCGAGGATCTGGGGCCGGATGTGATTGCGCTTGCCAATCGGTTTGGCGTGTCGGTCCCGCAGATCATGCGCCGTCTGGCGGCGTCGCCTGCGCTGGGGGCAGGGATCGTGGTGGCGGACCGGGCGGGCAGCCTGCTGTTTCGCAAGGACGTGGACGGCTTTGCCATTCCACGTCACGGCGCGGCCTGTCCGTTGTGGCCCCTGTTTCAGGTCATGGGGCAACCCGGTCATGTGATCCGGGCCCGGGTGCGCATGCCGTCCCGCAACAGCGCCGTTTTTGACTGTCTCGCGGCGGCCGAGCCGGTGGGGCCGGCCATGTTGAATACCCCACCGCTGCTTGAGGCGACGATGCTGATCCTGCCCGTTCCGGACGCGCCGTCCGACCCGGTCCTGCCCATTGACGAGGTCGGTCCCGCCTGTCGCATCTGTCCCCGCAGCGGCTGCCACGGGCGACGCGAACCGTCGATCCTCAGCGACGGGTTCGGTGGCTTTTGA
- a CDS encoding GFA family protein, with protein MADQTTENAEKEGGCYCGAVRFRITSPPLVKGQCHCRACQHMAGGAPQFFLLVPPDGFAWTQGAPQTFTRPDLAEAVTRFFCPDCGTQLITKRRDNPAIVVKVGVLDDPSRFKPRVALCHAEALACHHVPEGIPVFDTLPGA; from the coding sequence ATGGCAGACCAGACCACAGAAAATGCCGAAAAAGAGGGCGGCTGTTACTGCGGTGCCGTGCGCTTTCGGATCACCAGCCCACCGCTTGTAAAGGGGCAGTGCCACTGCCGCGCCTGCCAGCACATGGCGGGTGGGGCGCCCCAGTTCTTTCTGCTGGTGCCACCAGATGGGTTTGCCTGGACCCAAGGCGCGCCGCAGACGTTCACGCGTCCCGATCTGGCAGAGGCCGTGACCCGGTTCTTCTGTCCGGACTGCGGCACGCAACTGATCACCAAACGCCGGGACAACCCGGCCATTGTCGTCAAGGTCGGTGTTCTGGATGACCCCAGTCGGTTCAAGCCCCGGGTTGCCCTCTGCCACGCCGAGGCGCTGGCCTGCCATCATGTGCCCGAGGGCATTCCGGTCTTCGACACTCTGCCCGGGGCTTAA
- a CDS encoding TIGR01244 family sulfur transferase — protein sequence MDIRQITDRYFVAPQIDPADLPDIAAAGIRTVICNRPDAEVHPAFQADAIESAARAAGLAFFRHPLTHQTMTPDVVDAHMQLAKGSDGPVLAYCASGTRSTVVWCLGQAGQMACDDILRTAREGGYDLDALRPTIEAIAAHKAG from the coding sequence ATGGATATCAGGCAGATCACAGACCGCTACTTTGTCGCCCCGCAGATCGATCCGGCTGACCTGCCGGACATTGCCGCTGCCGGGATCAGGACGGTTATCTGCAACCGCCCCGACGCCGAAGTGCACCCCGCCTTTCAGGCGGATGCCATCGAAAGTGCTGCCCGCGCAGCCGGGTTGGCGTTTTTTCGACATCCGTTGACACACCAGACGATGACACCGGATGTGGTGGACGCGCATATGCAGCTTGCCAAAGGGTCCGACGGGCCCGTGCTGGCCTATTGCGCGTCGGGCACGCGGTCCACGGTCGTGTGGTGCCTGGGTCAGGCGGGCCAGATGGCGTGCGACGACATCCTTCGGACGGCGCGCGAAGGTGGGTATGACCTGGACGCCCTGCGCCCGACGATCGAGGCAATCGCCGCCCACAAGGCAGGCTAA
- a CDS encoding helix-turn-helix domain-containing protein: MSNPGKTKVRESPVPMSECGAAMALDIVPDRWTWLILREMMYGVSRFADIQADIGIPKSVLSGRLTQIVENGLARKEAYRDGATRTRHAYVLTRKGRELSPVILALMQWGDKYLKDGASALELTDKRSGAPVTIGIVPPQDALPQRVLKIRPIWDKGTPAEDG; encoded by the coding sequence ATGTCAAACCCAGGAAAGACCAAGGTCCGCGAAAGCCCGGTGCCCATGTCCGAATGCGGCGCTGCCATGGCGCTTGATATCGTGCCCGACCGGTGGACGTGGCTGATTTTGCGCGAGATGATGTATGGCGTCAGCCGATTTGCTGACATTCAGGCCGATATCGGCATCCCGAAATCCGTGTTGTCGGGCAGGCTGACCCAGATTGTGGAAAACGGCCTGGCCCGCAAGGAGGCCTATCGCGATGGTGCGACCCGGACGCGCCATGCCTACGTCCTGACGCGGAAGGGTCGCGAGCTGTCACCGGTGATCCTGGCCCTGATGCAATGGGGCGACAAGTATCTCAAGGACGGTGCGTCGGCGCTGGAACTGACGGATAAACGGTCGGGCGCCCCGGTCACGATCGGAATTGTGCCGCCGCAGGATGCGTTGCCGCAACGCGTGCTGAAAATCCGTCCCATCTGGGACAAGGGCACACCTGCCGAGGACGGCTGA
- a CDS encoding YeeE/YedE family protein, with protein sequence MPIEWMWGLLGGLMIGTAAAVLLLGTGRIMGASGIVGGLVDGTGSDRSTTVPFLVGLIGMPALMTVSGWQVATQATSVPWLLILGGICVGIGTRFANGCTSGHGVCGMSRLSVRGTAATLAYIGAGAATVTALRVGLGL encoded by the coding sequence ATGCCGATCGAATGGATGTGGGGGCTGTTGGGCGGCCTGATGATCGGAACGGCGGCTGCGGTTTTGCTGCTGGGCACCGGCCGGATCATGGGCGCAAGTGGTATCGTCGGTGGGCTGGTGGATGGCACCGGGTCGGACAGGTCGACGACCGTGCCCTTTCTTGTAGGGCTGATCGGCATGCCAGCCCTGATGACAGTGTCCGGCTGGCAGGTCGCGACGCAAGCCACATCAGTGCCCTGGCTTTTGATCCTTGGCGGGATCTGTGTCGGGATCGGCACACGCTTTGCCAACGGGTGCACATCCGGGCACGGCGTATGCGGCATGTCCCGACTGTCGGTGCGCGGGACCGCGGCGACACTTGCCTATATTGGCGCGGGCGCTGCCACTGTCACTGCGCTGCGCGTGGGGTTGGGCCTGTGA
- a CDS encoding DUF6691 family protein, with protein sequence MRGLIALLSGALFGAGLHVSGMTDTARVRGFLDFAGAWDPTLAFVMGGAMLPMALAWRLTRGRVPVTGTAFPAPPRSEITRPLILGSVLFGIGWGLVGLCPGPALASITYGGWQGAVFLGAMLTGMWAVPPLRRVLDSRRATA encoded by the coding sequence ATGCGCGGGCTGATTGCACTGCTCAGCGGGGCGCTGTTCGGCGCCGGGTTGCATGTTTCGGGTATGACGGACACAGCGAGGGTGCGGGGCTTTCTGGATTTTGCCGGGGCCTGGGACCCCACGCTTGCCTTTGTCATGGGCGGTGCGATGCTGCCCATGGCTCTGGCGTGGCGGTTGACCCGCGGCCGCGTCCCGGTCACGGGCACGGCATTTCCCGCCCCACCCCGGAGCGAGATCACGCGCCCCTTGATCCTGGGGTCCGTGCTGTTTGGGATAGGGTGGGGCCTTGTGGGGCTGTGCCCCGGACCGGCGCTTGCCTCGATCACCTATGGCGGGTGGCAAGGGGCCGTGTTTTTGGGCGCCATGCTCACCGGCATGTGGGCCGTGCCCCCCTTGCGGCGTGTGCTGGACAGTCGCCGGGCGACGGCCTAA
- a CDS encoding VOC family protein: MNIDRVDHFVLTVASIDATCTFYADVLGMEVVTFAGDRKALSFGAQKINLHEKGHEFEPKARIPTPGSADFCLITSTPIDQVVSHLAACGVPMEDGIVDRTGATGPIRSVYLRDPDGNLVEISEYT; this comes from the coding sequence ATGAACATTGACCGCGTTGACCACTTTGTCCTGACGGTCGCGTCGATTGACGCCACCTGTACCTTTTATGCGGACGTGCTTGGGATGGAGGTTGTCACCTTTGCCGGTGACCGCAAGGCGCTGTCCTTTGGCGCGCAAAAGATCAACCTGCATGAAAAGGGCCACGAATTTGAGCCCAAGGCCCGGATCCCGACACCGGGCAGCGCGGACTTCTGTCTGATCACCTCAACGCCCATAGACCAGGTGGTTTCCCATCTTGCAGCGTGCGGCGTGCCCATGGAGGACGGTATCGTCGACCGTACGGGCGCCACGGGTCCAATCCGGTCCGTGTATCTGCGCGACCCGGATGGGAACCTTGTGGAGATTTCGGAATACACCTGA
- a CDS encoding response regulator, translated as MGKHVLLVEDEINIIEAMQFLLSREGWEVDTHSDGATAVDKVRAMRPDLVVLDYMLPGRNGIDILTELRSDPAFERLPVLMLTARGQSRDREQAERAGVSRFMTKPFSNTEVMTAVRDLVQLAQ; from the coding sequence ATGGGCAAGCATGTCCTGCTCGTGGAAGACGAGATAAACATCATCGAGGCCATGCAGTTTCTGCTGAGCCGTGAGGGCTGGGAGGTCGATACCCATTCGGATGGGGCCACCGCCGTAGACAAGGTGCGTGCCATGCGCCCGGACCTTGTGGTGCTGGACTACATGTTGCCGGGCAGGAACGGGATCGACATTCTGACGGAATTGCGCAGCGACCCTGCCTTTGAACGTCTTCCGGTGCTGATGCTGACCGCGCGCGGTCAAAGTCGCGACCGCGAACAGGCCGAACGCGCAGGTGTCAGTCGCTTCATGACCAAGCCGTTTTCCAATACCGAGGTGATGACAGCCGTGCGCGATCTGGTGCAGCTGGCGCAATGA